In Flavobacterium luteolum, the DNA window AATGGAAATTAAAGATTTATTAGTTGCCAAGAGAATTGGCGATGATCAATACGAAGGCGTAAATGCTGGGAAAACCTTTCATGAAGGAATCGAAATTTCGTTAAATCACAATTGTCCGATAAATCGGATTTTCAATTTAAACTCTTATGTCGGCGCTTCCATCGGGAATTATGAATTCAAAGAATTTGTCGACAACGGAAATGATTATTCAGGAAACAAACTAACTGGAGTTCCTGCCAATACTGCAAGTACTGGTTTTAATTTGAATACCAATTCAGGTTTTTATTTTTCAGCCGATTTTCAATTCACAGATAAAATTCCGATGAATGATTCAAATACCAATTTTTCAGATTCTTATTCTTTACTAAATTTAAAAACAGGTTATCAATTTGAAATTTTGTCTGGATTAAAAGCGCATCTCGATGCAGGAATTAATAATGTTACAAACGAAAAATACGCTTCCATGATTTTGACCAATGCAACCGGAGTTGGAAATGCACAACCACGATTCTATTATCCAGGATTGCCTATAAACTATTACGGAATTATCTCATTAAATTACTTATTTTAGCATTGTACTAAATACAAAAAACAATGCCATCTGAATTGCAAAAAAAATTGGATTATGTTAATGCTTATAGAGAAAATCGTCTAAAAGCAGCGCAGGATGTTTTAGAAAACCCATCGCTTTTTAGTGAATTGGTTTCGATTTGCTTTTCACCAGAAGATAAAAACAATCATAAAGCCTGCTGGATTTTAGAATTTGTTTCGTACGAAGAATTGCTTTGGCTACAACCACATCTTGATTTTTTCTGTTCGAATTTGAAAATTTTAAAAGACGAAAGTTCCATGCGTCCGATTGCAAAAGTGACACAACTTTTAGTAAAATCGCATTATAAGAAAAACGAAAACGGAATTCAGCTTTCTGAAGAAAATCTTCAAGATTGTATTGAAGCCTCTTTTGATTGGCTGATTAATGACACCAAAGTCGCCACAAAAGCCTACTCTATTCGCACTTTATATATACTAGGAAATTACTACGACTGGATTCATCCCGAGTTAAAAGTCATAATCGACAAAGATTTCGGAGATCATTCCGCAGCCTACAAAGCCGTTGCCAAAGAAGTTTTGAAGAAAATAAAGTAGTTTTTTTTTAGCCACAGATTAAAAGAATTAAAAAAGATTTTCCATTTCTGTCTTTTTGCCACGAATTACACGAATTCGCACTAATTTTTAAAGTTAGATTGAAAAAAAAATAATTTGTGAAAATTTGTGTAATTCGTGGCAGACAAAAAAAATCCTTTCTAATCCTTTTAATCTGTGGCAGAAAAAACTAAATTTTGGCTAAAAAAAGATTAAAAAGTATCTTTGCAAAAACACAACACAAAATGAATTATTTTTCTTCTGATTTTAAATTAGGAATATTAGGTGGCGGACAATTAGGCAAAATGCTTTTGTTCGACACCAGAAAATTTGACATACAAACTTACGTTCTAGATCCAAGCGACGAAGCGCCGAGTAAAATTGCCTGCAACAAATTCTTTCAAGGCGATTTAATGGACTATGAAACGGTTTATAATTTCGGAAAACAAGTCGATGTTCTAACTTTTGAAATCGAATTGGTAAACCTTGAAGCTTTAACACAATTAGAAAACGAAGGTTTAAAAATATATCCATCTCCAAAAACCTTAAAAGGAATTCAGAATAAAGGCGTTCAAAAAGAATTTTACGCTAAAAACAATATCCCAACCGCACCATTCGAAAGATTTGAAAATTTAGAAAGTCTAAAATCTAAAATCAACGATCTAAAATTACCTTTTGTATGGAAATGTACCGAATTTGGTTATGATGGAAATGGTGTGAAAATAGTTCGCGAAGTTTCAGATTTAGATAATCTTCCAAATGTAGAATGCATTGCCGAAACTATGGTTCCGTTCAAAAACGAATTGGCGGTAATTGTGGTTAGAAATCCATCAAGAGAGATGAAAACCTATCCGGTTGTCGAAATGGAATTTCATCCAGAAGCAAACCAAGTTGAATATGTAATTTGTCCAGCAAGAATCGATGATAAAGTTGCTGAAAAAGCCAGAGCGATTGCTTTACAAGTTTCAGAGAACTTTAACCACGTTGGTCTTTTGGCTGTTGAAATGTTCCAAACTCAGGACGACGAAATTTTAGTAAACGAAGTTGCTCCTCGCCCACACAATTCTGGTCATTATTCTATTGAAGCAAGTTATACTTCACAATTCGAAAATCACTTACGTGCGATTTTAGATCTTCCGTTAGGAAACACAGATAGCAAAGTTGCCGGAATTATGGTAAATTTAGTGGGTGCAGAAGGTCATTCTGGAAATGTTATTTATGAAAACATCGAAACCATTTTAGGATGGGATGGCGTTACGCCACATATCTACGGTAAAAAACAAACGCGTCCTTTCAGAAAAATGGGTCACGTGACAATCGTAAATGAAAATATGGCTGAGGCGAGAAGAATTGCACAGGAAGTGAAAAACACTATTAAAGTGATTAGTGGTCAGTAATTTTTAGTGGTCAGTTTACAGTTTAAAACTATAATATTTTTTAAGTATCAGGAATAACTTGAAACCTGAAACTTAAAATTTGAAACAAATAAAAAACATGAGCAAAGTAGCTATTATAATGGGAAGCATCTCCGACATGCCAGTTATGCAAGATGCAATCGACATATTAAAACAATTTAATGTAGAAGTTGAAGTAGATATCGTTTCGGCACACAGAACGCCAGAAAAATTATTCGATTTCAGTAAAAATGCGCATACTCGCGGGATTTCGGTAATTATTGCTGGAGCGGGCGGTGCGGCGCATTTACCTGGAATGGTAGCTTCAATGTCACCGCTTCCTGTAATTGGAGTTCCTGTAAAATCAAGCAATTCGATTGATGGCTGGGATTCTGTTTTATCGATTCTCCAAATGCCGGGCGGAGTTCCTGTTGCAACTGTAGCTTTGAACGGAGCAAAAAATGCCGGAATTTTAGCAGCACAAATCATCGGAAGCCACGATAAAAAAGTTTTAGACACTATTATTTCTTATAAAGAAGAATTAAAAGCTGCAGTTAATAAAGCGGCTGAAAGTCTTAATAAATAAATTTAGTAATCAGTGGTCAGTTTTTTAGTGTTCACTAGTTGTCTTTATGAGAACTGAATACTAAAAAACTGACCACTGACTACTTTTAAAAAACGCTATTATGAGCATCTTAACACAATATTTCAATACCAGACATAACACAGCACCTTTTTCGCAGATAAAAATCGAAGATTACGTTCCTGCTTTCAATGAAGGAATTGCTTTGGCTAAGGCCGAAATAGATGCAATAGTAAACAATTCAGATGCACCGACTTTTGAAAACACCATTGTCGCGATGGATTTTTCCGGTGATATTTTAGATCGTCTTTCTAGTATTTTCTTCAATTTAAATTCGGCTGAAACGAATGACGAAATGCAGAAAATTGCTCAGGAAGTTTCGCCTTTACTTTCAGAATTTGGAAATGACATTCGCTTAAATGCCGATTTATTTGCGAAAGTAAAAGCGGTTTACGATCAAAAAGAAAGTTTAGGTTTAAATCCTGAACAAACAACTTTATTAGATAAAAAATACAAAAGCTTCTCGAGAAACGGAGCCAATTTGCCAGAAGATAAGAAAAACCAATTAAGAGAAATCGACAAAGAATTATCGAAATTGAGTTTACAATTTGGCGAAAATGTTTTGGCTGAAACCAACAACTTCGAATTACATTTAACTGATGAAAAAGATTTATCAGGTTTGCCAGAAGGAACAATCGAAGCAGCTAGATTATTAGCAAAAAATCAGGAAAAAGAAGGCTGGATTTTCACTTTAGATTATCCAAGTTACGTTCCGTTTTTGACTTATGCTGACAATCGCGAATTGCGTAAAAAAATGGCAATTGCGTTTGGAGCAAAAGCATTTCAAAATAACGAATTCAACAATGAAGAAAACGTTCTGAAAATTGCGAAACTTCGTCATGAAAGAGCCAATTTATTAGGTTACAAAACGCACGCACATTTTGTTCTGGAAGAAAGAATGGCCGAAAGTCCAGAGAAAGTTTTTTCTTTCCTGAATGATTTATTAGCAAAAGCAAAACCAGCAGCTCAAAAAGAATTTGCTGAATTAACTGCTTTCGCGAAAGAACTAGACGGAATTGAGCAATTAGAAAAATGGGACGGAGCGTATTATTCTGAAAAATTAAAACAACAGCTTTTTAATTTAGATGATGAAAAGCTTAAACCATATTTTCAATTAGAAAAAGTTTTAGACGGCGCGTTTACAGTTGCCAAAAAATTATACGGCTTAACTTTTACAGAGGTTTTTGACATTGATAAATACCACGAAGAAGTTACCACTTATGAAGTAAAAGATGCAAACAACAATTTAGTTTCAATTTTCTATGCTGATTTCTTCCCAAGAAAAGGAAAAAGAAACGGCGCTTGGATGACTTCATTCAAATCACAATATGTAAAAGATGGCGTAAACGAAAGACCACATATTTCCAACGTTTGTAATTTTACAAAACCAACCGAAACAAAACCTTCATTATTAACTTTTAATGAAGTCACAACTTTATTCCACGAATTCGGGCACGGATTACACGGAATGTTGGCTGACACGGTTTATCCAAGTTTATCAGGAACTTCTGTTTACTGGGATTTTGTAGAATTACCAAGTCAGATTATGGAAAACTGGTGTTACGAGCCAGAAGCTTTGGCTTTATTTGCGAATCATTATGAAACGGGAGAAATCATTCCGATTGAGTATGTTCAAAAAATTAAAGAAAGTGCAAGTTTTCAGGAAGGTTTGGCAACTTTACGCCAATTAAGTTTTGGGTTATTAGATATGGCTTGGCATGGACAAGATCCAAATAATATCACTGACTTAAAAGCTTTCGAAACAGAACAATTCGCCAACACACAATTGTATCCAGACGTAAAAGAAAACGCGATGAGTACCGCTTTTTCACATATTTTTCAAGGTGGATATTCTTCTGGATATTACAGCTACAAATGGGCAGAAGTTTTAGATGCGGATGCTTTCGAATATTTCCATGAGAACGGAATTTTCAATGAAGAAATCGCTAAAAAATTCAAAGACAATGTACTTTCAAAAGGAGGAACAGAACACCCAATGATTTTATACAAACGCTTTAGAGGCCAAGAACCGAAACCAGAAGCTTTATTGAAAAGAGCTGGATTGTTATAAAGCTTCTAAGATACTAAGTCTCTTAGAGAATTAAATTTTAAAACCGAAGTAGAAATACTTCGGTTTTTTATTTGATTTTACTTTAACTACCTTCGTATTTTTAAATCTTATCTTACAAATACAAGCCATGAAAAAATATTTTAAAATAGTGCTTTATCTTTCAATTATCGGATTGATTGCCATTGTTTCGGTAAACTATTATGTTAAATCTTCGACTAAAAAGAACATTTATTATTCCATAAAAAAATTTCCAAAAAATGATGTCGGAATTATTTTTGGCGCAGGAATTAATGGAAATCAGCCAAGCAAATATTTAAAAGATCGTTTAGATGCAGGAATTATGCTTTGGAAAGCAAAACGTATCAATAAAATTCTGCTTTCTGGAGATAATGGTCGTGACGAATATGATGAATTGACAGTAATGAAAAATTATTGTTACAATCATGGCGTTGACACCACAAAAATTTTTATTGATTATGCAGGATTTGATACGTATTCAACAATGTATCGCGCCAAACATATTTTTAAGATTAAAAAAGCAACTTTAATTTCACAAGAATATCATTTAAATCGCGCCATTTATATTGGAAATAAATTGGGCATAAAATCAGCTGGATATTCTGCTAATAAAGGAGAATATCTTGGATATAATTATGTTCGTTTTAGAGAATATCTTTCGACTTTCAAATCCTTTTTTGATGTTTTGCGAAATCGTGAACCTCATTTTCTAGGCGGAGAAATTAATATTAATGGAGAATCTAATTATTCTAAAGAAGATAAACGATAAAAACAAAAACCCTGCAAAAAAATCTGCAGGGTTTTTAATTAAAACTTTAATGACAAAGAATAAAAATCTTGCTTCTTTGTTCTTGTTTCCATTTCTAAATCTTACTCTTTCTCCAAAACCCTATTAGCTAATTTCCCAACAGTTAATCCTTGAACTACAATTGAGAATAAAACAACAATATAAGTTACCTCAAGCAACAAGTTTTTATATTCACTTTCTGGCATTGAAAGAACTAACGCAATTGAAACTCCACCACGGATTCCTCCCCAAACCAAAACCATCAAAGAACCTTTATTATAGGCTGATTTGATTCCGAAGAACTTAAAGATGTCAAAGAATTTCCATGGTAAAACTATTGAAGTTAATCTTGAAAACAGCACAATAAAAATGGCAACAATACCTGTCAATAACTGTTTGTCTAAATTTGGAAGCAACAACAATTCAAAACCTATAAATAAGAATAAAACCGCATTTAGAATCTCATCAATAAGTTCCCAGAATTTCCCCAAATAATCTTTGGTCACTTCACTCATAGCTACTTTTTTACCATAATTTCCAATAATTAAACCGGCAACAACCATTGCAAGCGGACTCGAAACGTGTAAAGCCTGCGCTACCAAAAAACCACCTGTTACAATAGAAAGTGTTATAAGAACAGAAACTTTATAATCGTCAATTTTCTTCATCACCTTAGACGCTGTAAATCCGAAAACCGCTCCTAATAAAAGTCCGCCGATTCCTTCTTCTATAAACAACAAAGATATTGAGCTAAAAGTTGCATCAAATGTTGGATCGGTAGCCATTTTTAGAACAACAGCAAACATTACTACTGCTACTCCATCATTAAACAATGATTCCCCAACAATTTTAGTTTCTATTCTTTTTGGAACTTTTGCTTCTTTTAAAACTCCTAAGACCACAATTGGATCCGTTGGAGAAATTAAAGTTCCAAAAACTAAACAAAATATGTAAGGTATTTTTATCCCTAAAAGTGGCGCGATATAAAAAAGAAGCATCGAAATTATCAAAGCTGATAAAACAACACTTACTGTAGAATAAATCATAATAGGCACTTTTTGTTCTTTCAGATCAGCCATAT includes these proteins:
- a CDS encoding 5-(carboxyamino)imidazole ribonucleotide synthase — encoded protein: MNYFSSDFKLGILGGGQLGKMLLFDTRKFDIQTYVLDPSDEAPSKIACNKFFQGDLMDYETVYNFGKQVDVLTFEIELVNLEALTQLENEGLKIYPSPKTLKGIQNKGVQKEFYAKNNIPTAPFERFENLESLKSKINDLKLPFVWKCTEFGYDGNGVKIVREVSDLDNLPNVECIAETMVPFKNELAVIVVRNPSREMKTYPVVEMEFHPEANQVEYVICPARIDDKVAEKARAIALQVSENFNHVGLLAVEMFQTQDDEILVNEVAPRPHNSGHYSIEASYTSQFENHLRAILDLPLGNTDSKVAGIMVNLVGAEGHSGNVIYENIETILGWDGVTPHIYGKKQTRPFRKMGHVTIVNENMAEARRIAQEVKNTIKVISGQ
- the purE gene encoding 5-(carboxyamino)imidazole ribonucleotide mutase, which encodes MSKVAIIMGSISDMPVMQDAIDILKQFNVEVEVDIVSAHRTPEKLFDFSKNAHTRGISVIIAGAGGAAHLPGMVASMSPLPVIGVPVKSSNSIDGWDSVLSILQMPGGVPVATVALNGAKNAGILAAQIIGSHDKKVLDTIISYKEELKAAVNKAAESLNK
- a CDS encoding M3 family metallopeptidase, with translation MSILTQYFNTRHNTAPFSQIKIEDYVPAFNEGIALAKAEIDAIVNNSDAPTFENTIVAMDFSGDILDRLSSIFFNLNSAETNDEMQKIAQEVSPLLSEFGNDIRLNADLFAKVKAVYDQKESLGLNPEQTTLLDKKYKSFSRNGANLPEDKKNQLREIDKELSKLSLQFGENVLAETNNFELHLTDEKDLSGLPEGTIEAARLLAKNQEKEGWIFTLDYPSYVPFLTYADNRELRKKMAIAFGAKAFQNNEFNNEENVLKIAKLRHERANLLGYKTHAHFVLEERMAESPEKVFSFLNDLLAKAKPAAQKEFAELTAFAKELDGIEQLEKWDGAYYSEKLKQQLFNLDDEKLKPYFQLEKVLDGAFTVAKKLYGLTFTEVFDIDKYHEEVTTYEVKDANNNLVSIFYADFFPRKGKRNGAWMTSFKSQYVKDGVNERPHISNVCNFTKPTETKPSLLTFNEVTTLFHEFGHGLHGMLADTVYPSLSGTSVYWDFVELPSQIMENWCYEPEALALFANHYETGEIIPIEYVQKIKESASFQEGLATLRQLSFGLLDMAWHGQDPNNITDLKAFETEQFANTQLYPDVKENAMSTAFSHIFQGGYSSGYYSYKWAEVLDADAFEYFHENGIFNEEIAKKFKDNVLSKGGTEHPMILYKRFRGQEPKPEALLKRAGLL
- a CDS encoding SanA/YdcF family protein, whose amino-acid sequence is MKKYFKIVLYLSIIGLIAIVSVNYYVKSSTKKNIYYSIKKFPKNDVGIIFGAGINGNQPSKYLKDRLDAGIMLWKAKRINKILLSGDNGRDEYDELTVMKNYCYNHGVDTTKIFIDYAGFDTYSTMYRAKHIFKIKKATLISQEYHLNRAIYIGNKLGIKSAGYSANKGEYLGYNYVRFREYLSTFKSFFDVLRNREPHFLGGEININGESNYSKEDKR
- a CDS encoding cation:proton antiporter, which gives rise to MELYYTFSVLIVLASFFAYLNLRFLKLPGTIGIMIIAMLVSVGIRLLGDSYFPATTKHFFDLIKEFDFNEILMGAMLNFLLFAGALHVNMADLKEQKVPIMIYSTVSVVLSALIISMLLFYIAPLLGIKIPYIFCLVFGTLISPTDPIVVLGVLKEAKVPKRIETKIVGESLFNDGVAVVMFAVVLKMATDPTFDATFSSISLLFIEEGIGGLLLGAVFGFTASKVMKKIDDYKVSVLITLSIVTGGFLVAQALHVSSPLAMVVAGLIIGNYGKKVAMSEVTKDYLGKFWELIDEILNAVLFLFIGFELLLLPNLDKQLLTGIVAIFIVLFSRLTSIVLPWKFFDIFKFFGIKSAYNKGSLMVLVWGGIRGGVSIALVLSMPESEYKNLLLEVTYIVVLFSIVVQGLTVGKLANRVLEKE